Proteins from one Algicella marina genomic window:
- the yajC gene encoding preprotein translocase subunit YajC yields the protein MFASPAYAQAAGGSAAGGIAGFIPIILIFAIMYFLMIRPQQKKMKEHTAMVKALRRGDQVVTQGGVIGKVTKVKDDSEVEVEIAPEVKVRIVRSTIVQVMNKTEPAEAVKK from the coding sequence ATGTTTGCAAGCCCCGCCTACGCACAGGCCGCCGGAGGTTCCGCCGCTGGTGGCATCGCCGGGTTCATACCCATCATCCTGATCTTTGCGATCATGTATTTCCTGATGATCCGACCTCAGCAGAAGAAGATGAAGGAACATACGGCCATGGTGAAAGCGCTGCGGCGCGGCGACCAGGTCGTCACCCAGGGCGGTGTGATCGGCAAGGTCACCAAGGTGAAGGATGACAGCGAGGTCGAGGTCGAGATCGCTCCCGAGGTCAAGGTGCGCATCGTCCGCTCCACCATCGTTCAGGTTATGAACAAGACAGAACCTGCCGAGGCCGTGAAGAAATAA
- a CDS encoding P-II family nitrogen regulator, giving the protein MKKIEAIIKPFKLDEVKEALQEIGVQGLSVIEAKGFGRQKGHTELYRGAEYVVDFLPKVKIEVVISDELVDSAISAIVDAAKTGKIGDGKIFVSDISQAIRIRTGEDGADAL; this is encoded by the coding sequence ATGAAGAAGATCGAAGCCATCATCAAACCCTTCAAACTGGATGAGGTCAAAGAAGCGCTGCAGGAAATCGGCGTGCAGGGCCTCTCCGTCATCGAAGCGAAGGGTTTCGGCCGCCAGAAGGGCCATACCGAACTTTACCGCGGCGCCGAATATGTCGTCGACTTCCTGCCCAAGGTGAAGATCGAGGTCGTGATTTCCGACGAACTCGTGGACTCCGCCATTTCCGCCATCGTTGACGCCGCCAAGACCGGCAAGATCGGTGACGGCAAGATCTTCGTTTCAGACATCTCGCAGGCGATCCGCATCCGCACAGGGGAAGACGGCGCCGACGCGCTCTGA
- a CDS encoding NAD(P)H-hydrate dehydratase: MTELLTAAQMRGIERAAIESGAVTGLELMERAGRGVVEAVLEWRPELTTAPHRAVVLCGPGNNGGDGFVVARLLKERGWDVDVFLYGDEPKLPPDAATNCRRWREMGEISPIQDEFLEDYVKRNPDTKIVVDALFGSGLARPFTTLGGTQNELNFFQAASRRDSSVAPSIISIDVPSGMHSDTGMYPGYEQENPLDSCIQANLTVTFHVPFVGHLCGVGPRACGHLFTKSIGLEGRPAESRTVHLVSASSVKDNHVPALLRSAWKQDSSHKYAFGHALVFSGPSGQGGAARLAARGAVRIGAGLVTVCVRPDAVQEHAAQLNAIMIREIVNAAALTKVLEDKRINALCLGPGMGVNCDTRDLVHAALAAGRNTVLDADALTVLSQEEDPFAVMHEKCVLTPHGGEFARLFPDIAEKLGMPATDGPAYSKVDACRQAAARAGCVVLFKGADTVIASPDGRCALNSAHYERAAPWLATAGSGDVLAGFITGLLARGFDPQEAAEAAAWLHVECALHFGPGLIAEDLPEQLPAVLRCLGR, translated from the coding sequence ATGACGGAACTTCTGACGGCGGCGCAGATGCGCGGCATCGAGCGGGCAGCGATCGAGAGCGGTGCCGTGACGGGGCTGGAGCTGATGGAGCGGGCCGGGCGCGGCGTGGTGGAGGCGGTGCTGGAATGGCGGCCGGAGCTTACCACGGCGCCGCACCGCGCCGTGGTGCTGTGCGGTCCGGGCAACAACGGCGGCGACGGGTTCGTGGTGGCGCGGCTGCTGAAGGAGCGCGGCTGGGACGTGGATGTGTTTCTTTACGGCGATGAGCCAAAGCTGCCGCCGGATGCCGCGACCAATTGCCGGCGGTGGCGGGAGATGGGGGAGATTTCTCCAATCCAAGACGAGTTTCTGGAGGATTATGTAAAGCGAAATCCTGATACAAAAATCGTGGTGGATGCTCTGTTCGGCTCCGGCCTCGCAAGGCCATTTACGACCCTTGGCGGTACCCAGAACGAACTCAACTTCTTTCAAGCTGCGTCCCGTCGAGACAGTTCCGTGGCTCCCTCGATCATCAGCATCGACGTGCCGAGCGGGATGCATTCTGACACCGGGATGTATCCCGGTTACGAGCAGGAAAATCCGCTGGACAGCTGCATACAGGCGAATCTGACCGTGACCTTCCATGTGCCATTCGTTGGCCATTTGTGTGGGGTTGGTCCACGCGCCTGTGGTCATCTCTTCACCAAGAGCATTGGCCTTGAAGGGCGTCCGGCAGAGAGCCGGACCGTCCATCTGGTGTCTGCAAGCTCAGTCAAGGACAATCATGTTCCTGCCCTGTTGCGGAGCGCGTGGAAGCAAGATTCATCGCACAAGTATGCGTTCGGTCACGCTCTGGTGTTTTCCGGACCATCGGGCCAAGGCGGTGCGGCCCGTCTTGCTGCGCGCGGGGCGGTGCGGATCGGGGCGGGACTGGTAACTGTTTGTGTTCGTCCGGATGCAGTTCAGGAGCACGCGGCACAGCTCAATGCCATCATGATACGCGAGATCGTAAATGCGGCGGCGCTGACGAAGGTGCTGGAGGACAAGCGGATAAACGCGCTCTGTCTCGGGCCCGGTATGGGCGTGAATTGCGATACGCGCGATCTTGTCCATGCAGCGTTAGCGGCGGGGCGGAATACTGTGCTGGATGCGGATGCGCTCACCGTATTATCGCAGGAGGAAGACCCGTTCGCGGTAATGCATGAGAAGTGTGTGCTGACACCACATGGCGGCGAGTTTGCGCGGCTCTTTCCCGATATCGCGGAGAAACTCGGGATGCCTGCCACCGACGGACCGGCCTATTCCAAGGTGGATGCCTGCAGGCAGGCCGCGGCGCGGGCGGGATGCGTGGTGCTATTTAAGGGGGCGGACACAGTAATCGCGTCGCCGGATGGGCGCTGTGCCCTGAACTCGGCGCATTACGAGCGGGCGGCACCGTGGTTGGCGACTGCCGGCTCCGGTGACGTGCTGGCCGGATTCATCACCGGTCTGTTGGCACGTGGCTTCGACCCGCAGGAGGCCGCGGAGGCCGCCGCATGGCTGCATGTTGAATGCGCCCTTCATTTCGGGCCGGGCCTCATCGCCGAAGACCTGCCGGAGCAGCTGCCGGCGGTGTTGCGGTGCCTCGGGAGGTGA
- the serS gene encoding serine--tRNA ligase: protein MHDIKSIRENPKAFDAALARRGEEGWADDLLMIDRHRREAIQIAEEAQAEANKASKEAGAAKGRGDDAEFERLRAFVAEKKQEKAEREEKARIEEAQMEQILMTLPNLPMDDVPDGADENDNVELHRWGNPRSFSFTPREHYEVPGAVSGLDFETAAKLSGSRFVVLRGAMVRLHRALAQFMLDTHVDRNGLTETWTPVLVRDEAMLGTGQLPKFEEDSYRTTNGWWLIPTSEVTLTNTVAGEILAASQLPLRMTAHSQCFRSEAGSAGKDTAGMLRQHQFEKVEMVSITKPEDSRVELDRMTKCAEGILEALEIPYRTIVLCTGDMGFGARRTHDIEAWLPGQNTYREISSCSVCGDFQARRMNARYRPTPDAKPEFVHTLNGSGLAVGRCLIAVVENYQQEDGSILIPDVLRPYMGNAAMISAEGALVQQGVATDKRTA, encoded by the coding sequence ATGCACGACATCAAATCCATACGAGAGAACCCAAAGGCCTTCGACGCAGCGCTGGCGCGCCGGGGAGAGGAAGGCTGGGCCGACGACCTGCTGATGATCGACCGACATCGGAGGGAGGCGATCCAGATCGCCGAGGAAGCGCAGGCCGAAGCAAACAAGGCATCCAAGGAAGCTGGCGCGGCCAAGGGTCGCGGCGACGATGCGGAGTTCGAGCGCCTGCGCGCCTTCGTGGCAGAGAAGAAGCAGGAAAAGGCGGAGCGGGAGGAGAAAGCCCGGATCGAAGAAGCGCAGATGGAGCAGATCCTGATGACTCTGCCTAATCTGCCGATGGACGATGTACCTGATGGCGCAGACGAAAATGACAATGTGGAGCTGCACCGCTGGGGAAACCCGCGCAGTTTCTCCTTCACGCCGAGGGAACATTACGAAGTACCTGGCGCGGTCAGCGGACTCGACTTCGAAACTGCGGCGAAGCTCTCCGGCTCCCGCTTCGTGGTGCTGCGCGGTGCCATGGTGCGCCTGCACCGGGCGCTGGCCCAGTTCATGCTCGACACCCACGTTGACCGCAACGGCCTGACGGAAACATGGACGCCTGTGCTCGTGCGTGACGAGGCCATGCTCGGAACCGGTCAGTTGCCGAAATTCGAGGAAGACAGCTATCGCACCACCAACGGCTGGTGGCTGATCCCGACATCGGAGGTGACGCTGACAAACACGGTTGCCGGTGAAATTCTCGCCGCCAGCCAGTTGCCACTGCGGATGACAGCCCACAGTCAATGCTTCCGTTCCGAGGCTGGAAGCGCAGGCAAGGACACCGCCGGAATGCTGCGCCAGCACCAGTTCGAAAAGGTGGAAATGGTTTCCATCACGAAACCCGAGGACAGCCGCGTGGAACTCGACCGGATGACGAAATGCGCGGAGGGCATACTGGAGGCGCTCGAAATCCCCTACCGCACCATCGTGCTGTGCACCGGCGACATGGGATTCGGCGCCCGGCGCACCCATGACATCGAGGCATGGTTGCCCGGCCAGAACACGTATCGCGAGATTTCTTCCTGCTCCGTCTGCGGTGATTTTCAGGCGCGGCGGATGAACGCACGCTACCGGCCGACACCAGATGCAAAGCCGGAGTTCGTCCATACGCTGAACGGCTCGGGCCTGGCCGTTGGCCGTTGCCTGATCGCGGTGGTGGAGAACTATCAGCAGGAAGACGGCTCAATCCTGATCCCCGACGTGCTGCGCCCCTACATGGGCAATGCCGCGATGATCAGTGCGGAGGGCGCGTTGGTCCAACAGGGTGTCGCAACCGACAAGCGCACGGCCTGA